The following is a genomic window from Stenotrophomonas maltophilia.
AGCCAGATCCAGCTCGGCACCGGCCACCAGCAGGAACATCAGCACGCCCAGCTGGCTGAGCATGCCCAGCGGCCCCAGCGAACTGGCCGGGAACAGCGCCCCATGCAGCTGCGGCAGCACGCTGCCCAGCACCAGTGGGCCCATCATCAGGCCGGCCGCCATCTCGCCGATCACCGCTGGCTGGCCCAGCCGCTTCAGCAGCGCGCCGGCACCCTTGGCCACCAGCAGCAGCACCAGCAGCTGCAGCAGGAACAGGCCCAGCGGTGAGGCCAGATGCTGTGCCCAGCCGCCTTCGGCCCCAGCCGCAGCGCGGGCAACCGCAGCGGGTTCAGCAGGGCCAGCGTAGCGTGCCAGCAGTACACCGGCCAGCAAGGGCAGCGCGACCCACGCCAGGTAGCGCCATCCCCACTTCATCGGCGCCCGTTGGCTGCCGCGCGGTACGTCCATGAACATTCCCCAATGTGCAGGGCGCCGATGATACGTCGCAGAAAGGGGACGGAGGGGATTGAGTTCTCCTTGTGCTCGCCGGGCATGGCCCGGCGGAAGCATTACGCCAAGGCTTGTTCGTGCACGCCGGCGATCGCGCGTCCGGAAGGGTCGGCCGCCGCCGCGAAGCTGGCATCCCAGGCGATCGCCGCCGGCGAGGAACAGGCGATCGACTTGCCGCCCGGTACCGTCTCGGCAGCCGCACGACTCGGGAAGAACTGCTCGAACAGGTGGCGGTAGTAGTACGCCTCCTTGGTCTGCGGCGGGTTGTGCGGGAAGCGCTTGTCGGCCGCCGCCAGCACACGGTCGCTCACCTGCGCTTCGGCATGCGCCTTCAGCCCGTCGATCCAGCCGTAGCCGACGCCATCGCTGAACTGCTCCTTCTGCCGCCACAGGATGCTGTCCGGCAGATAGCCATCGAACGCCTCGCGCAGCACCGCCTTCTCGATGCGACGGCCACCGAACCCCGCGCCGACCATCTTGTGCGCAGCATCGAAACGCATCGCCACATCGAGGAATTCACGGTCCAGGAACGGGACGCGCGGCTCCACGCCCCAGGCCATCATCGACTTGTTGGCACGCAGGCAATCGTAGTTGTGCAGGGCATCGAGCTTGCGCACCAGCTCGTCGTGGAATTCGCGCGCATCCGGCGCCTTGTGGAAATACAGGTAGCCACCGAAGATCTCGTCGCTGCCCTCGCCGGAGAGCACCATCTTCACCCCCATCGCCTTGATCCGCCGCGCCAGCAGGAACATCGGCGTCGATGCGCGGATGGTGGTGACGTCGTAGGTTTCGATGTGCCGGATCACTTCCGGCAGCACGTCCAGGCCTTCTTCGAAGGTGTATTCGAAGCCGTGGTGCACGGTGCCCAGCGCTTCGGCGGCAACCGCGGCAGCGGCCAGGTCGGGCGAACCCTTCAGCCCGATCGCGAACGAGTGCAGGCGCGGCCACCAGGCTTCGGTCTGCCCGCCGTCCTCGATGCGACGTCGCGCGTAGCGTGCGGCCACGGCGGCCACCAGCGATGAATCCAGGCCGCCGGACAGCAGTACGCCATACGGCACGTCGCTCATCAGCTGGCGCTCGACCGCGTGCTCGAAGGCCTGCCGCAGTTCGGCGAGGTCGGCCTGGCGGCCCTGCACATCCGCATACTCACGCCACGGCTGCTGGTAGTAGCGCACCAGTTCGCCGCTGGCGCTGTCGAAATAGTGACCCGGCGGGAACTGCGCGACATCGGCGCAGGAATCGACCAGCGCCTTCATTTCCGAGGCAACCCGCAGGCGCCCCTGCGCATCGTGGCCCCAGTACAGCGGCACCACGCCGACCGGATCCCGCGCCACCAGCACGCGGCCACTGTCGCGGTCCCACAACGCAAAGGCGAAGATGCCGTTGAGCTGCTCCAGCCACTGCGTCGGCGACCCGCCCTGGCGGTACAGCGCGTTGATCACTTCGCAGTCCGAACCGGTCTGGAAGTCGTAGGCGGTGGTCAGCGCGGCCTTCAATTGCTGGTGGTTGTAGATCTCGCCGTTCACCGCCAGCGCCAGCTGGCCATCGGCCGACAACAGCGGCTGCGAGCCACCGGCCGGATCGACGATGGCCAGCCGTTCGTGCACCAGCAAGGCGCCTTCGTCGAGGTATACGCCGCTCCAGTCCGGACCCCGGTGGCGCTGGCGCTGCGACAGTTCCAGCGCGTGGCGGCGCAGGGCGGGAAGATCGTCACCGGCCTGCAGGCCGAAGATTCCGAAGATCGAACACATGGCAGAGCTCCTGTTGGGGGATTTCATGAAGGGAGGGTGTTCGACCGGCCATCCAGGCCCGGGAAGACTGCGCCCGGGCACAAAAAAACCCGCATCGGCCGATGCGGGTTTTCTGGTGTCCGGGCGTGTGTTGCTGTCTATCTACCCAGGGCGCAGTCCCGCATCGGCCGCGCACGATTATTCGCGCGCAGATTATTGCGGTTGTTGTTGACGGCGGTGGCCAGGCGGATCGACATGGCACTGACCCTACCCCGGTTCTTCGCGCGGCGCAACAGTTGCGTCGGCAACCACAGGTGAAGCGCATAATGGTCCCCCCCTGCACTGTGTAATGGAAATGCAACACCGCACTGGACGCACCGCCGTACTGGCCGCCCTGCTCTGCCTGGGCCTGGCCGCCTGCCAGACCCTGCCCGCGCCTTCGCGCCTGCCTGCGGCCCAGCTGCAGGCGCTGGAACGCCGCGGCAACGACGGCAGTTTCGAGGGGGCCTGGGAAACCGCACAGACCTTCGAACGCTTCAACGATCCGCGTGCGGTCGCCTACTACGAGCGCGCCGCAGCGGTCACGCCCTGGACCTTCCACAACACCAAGGCAGAACAAGCACTGGGCCGGATCTGGACCTCCGGCGCGCTGCGGCATGCCGACAGTCCGCACATCGATCCTGCACCTGTGCTGCGTGCCTC
Proteins encoded in this region:
- the asnB gene encoding asparagine synthase B, which translates into the protein MCSIFGIFGLQAGDDLPALRRHALELSQRQRHRGPDWSGVYLDEGALLVHERLAIVDPAGGSQPLLSADGQLALAVNGEIYNHQQLKAALTTAYDFQTGSDCEVINALYRQGGSPTQWLEQLNGIFAFALWDRDSGRVLVARDPVGVVPLYWGHDAQGRLRVASEMKALVDSCADVAQFPPGHYFDSASGELVRYYQQPWREYADVQGRQADLAELRQAFEHAVERQLMSDVPYGVLLSGGLDSSLVAAVAARYARRRIEDGGQTEAWWPRLHSFAIGLKGSPDLAAAAVAAEALGTVHHGFEYTFEEGLDVLPEVIRHIETYDVTTIRASTPMFLLARRIKAMGVKMVLSGEGSDEIFGGYLYFHKAPDAREFHDELVRKLDALHNYDCLRANKSMMAWGVEPRVPFLDREFLDVAMRFDAAHKMVGAGFGGRRIEKAVLREAFDGYLPDSILWRQKEQFSDGVGYGWIDGLKAHAEAQVSDRVLAAADKRFPHNPPQTKEAYYYRHLFEQFFPSRAAAETVPGGKSIACSSPAAIAWDASFAAAADPSGRAIAGVHEQALA